Proteins found in one Streptomyces sp. NBC_00461 genomic segment:
- the pyrE gene encoding orotate phosphoribosyltransferase, which translates to MTDVRGALLQQIKDKAVVHGKVTLSSGLEADYYVDLRRITLDGEAAPLVGQVLLDLTADLDFDAVGGLTMGADPVAASMLHAAAARGKKVDAFVVRKAAKAHGLQRRVEGPEIAGRRVLVVEDTSTTGGSPLEAVQAVREAGAEVVAVATIVDRTTGAAEKIQEGAGVPYLYAYSKDDLGLD; encoded by the coding sequence ATGACGGACGTACGTGGCGCACTGCTGCAGCAGATCAAGGACAAGGCCGTGGTGCACGGCAAGGTGACCCTGTCGTCGGGGCTGGAGGCCGACTACTACGTCGACCTGCGCCGCATCACCCTCGACGGCGAGGCCGCCCCGCTGGTCGGCCAGGTGCTCCTGGACCTGACCGCCGACCTCGACTTCGACGCGGTCGGCGGTCTGACCATGGGCGCCGACCCGGTCGCGGCCAGCATGCTGCACGCGGCCGCCGCGCGGGGGAAGAAGGTGGACGCCTTCGTCGTACGCAAGGCGGCGAAGGCGCACGGGCTGCAGCGGCGGGTCGAGGGGCCGGAGATCGCGGGCCGCCGCGTCCTGGTCGTCGAGGACACCTCCACCACCGGCGGTTCCCCGCTGGAGGCCGTCCAGGCGGTGCGTGAGGCGGGCGCGGAGGTCGTCGCCGTGGCGACGATCGTGGACCGGACGACCGGTGCCGCCGAGAAGATCCAGGAGGGGGCCGGGGTGCCGTACCTCTACGCGTACTCCAAGGACGACCTGGGCCTCGACTGA